In the genome of Desulfovibrio desulfuricans, one region contains:
- a CDS encoding UDP-glucose dehydrogenase family protein → MKLCIIGTGYVGLVSAACFAEMGNTVTCVDVNPAVVEKLNAGSVHIFEPGLEPMVRHSRTDGRLKFTTKLEDGIADADCAFICVGTPPQPDGSCDLSYVRQVAGEIGRHMQKDLVVVDKSTVPVGTADEVRALIGKELAARGVSFTVDVVSNPEFLKEGDAISDFMKPDRVVLGTDSERAASVMRELYSPFARTRDKIIVMGVRSAEMTKYAANCMLATKISFINEIATICEKVGADVRDVRTGIGSDTRIGYQFIYPGVGYGGSCFPKDVKALIHTAEKAGVEPKLLNAVEDVNARQKKHMAGRIMEYFAPQGGVKGKTLALWGLAFKANTDDMREAAAISIINDLTAAGMKVRAFDPVAADNARHIFKDNPLVEIVEGQYTACEGAQALLVVTEWNQFRNPDFDRIKSLLTAPLLFDGRNLYSPSFMAQRGFAYFCIGRRTEA, encoded by the coding sequence ATGAAGTTGTGCATTATCGGGACAGGCTATGTTGGTCTGGTCAGCGCCGCGTGTTTTGCTGAAATGGGCAATACCGTGACCTGCGTGGACGTTAATCCGGCTGTGGTGGAAAAGCTCAACGCCGGTTCCGTGCATATTTTCGAGCCTGGCCTTGAACCCATGGTTCGTCACAGCCGCACCGACGGACGGCTGAAGTTTACCACCAAGCTTGAGGATGGCATTGCCGACGCCGATTGCGCCTTTATCTGCGTGGGTACGCCGCCCCAGCCCGACGGCTCGTGCGACCTGAGCTATGTGCGCCAGGTCGCGGGCGAAATTGGCCGCCATATGCAGAAGGACCTTGTGGTTGTCGACAAGTCCACCGTGCCGGTGGGCACGGCCGACGAGGTTCGCGCCCTTATCGGCAAGGAGCTTGCCGCCCGTGGCGTATCCTTTACTGTGGATGTCGTTTCCAACCCCGAGTTCCTTAAAGAAGGCGACGCCATCTCCGACTTTATGAAGCCCGACCGCGTTGTGCTGGGCACGGATTCGGAACGCGCCGCCTCCGTTATGCGCGAGTTGTATTCGCCCTTTGCCCGCACCCGCGACAAAATCATTGTCATGGGCGTGCGCAGCGCGGAAATGACCAAGTATGCCGCCAACTGCATGCTGGCGACCAAAATTTCGTTTATCAACGAAATCGCCACCATCTGCGAAAAAGTGGGCGCAGACGTGCGCGACGTGCGTACGGGCATCGGTTCCGATACGCGCATTGGCTACCAGTTTATCTACCCCGGCGTGGGTTACGGCGGCTCGTGCTTTCCCAAGGACGTCAAGGCGCTTATCCACACTGCCGAAAAGGCTGGCGTGGAACCCAAGCTGCTCAACGCGGTTGAAGACGTCAACGCCAGGCAGAAAAAGCACATGGCCGGGCGGATCATGGAATATTTTGCGCCTCAGGGCGGCGTAAAGGGCAAAACCCTCGCCCTGTGGGGGCTGGCCTTCAAGGCCAACACCGACGACATGCGCGAGGCCGCGGCCATCAGCATCATCAACGATCTCACTGCTGCGGGCATGAAGGTCCGCGCCTTTGACCCTGTTGCCGCCGACAACGCGCGCCACATTTTCAAGGACAACCCGCTGGTTGAGATCGTTGAAGGTCAGTACACCGCTTGTGAGGGCGCTCAGGCCCTGCTGGTGGTTACGGAATGGAACCAGTTCCGTAATCCCGATTTTGACAGGATCAAGAGCCTGCTGACTGCCCCTCTGCTGTTTGACGGGCGCAACCTGTACTCTCCCAGTTTTATGGCCCAGCGCGGCTTTGCATACTTTTGCATTGGCCGTCGCACTGAGGCCTAG